A genomic region of Sarcophilus harrisii chromosome 6, mSarHar1.11, whole genome shotgun sequence contains the following coding sequences:
- the LOC116420113 gene encoding LOW QUALITY PROTEIN: YLP motif-containing protein 1-like (The sequence of the model RefSeq protein was modified relative to this genomic sequence to represent the inferred CDS: inserted 8 bases in 6 codons; substituted 1 base at 1 genomic stop codon) has protein sequence IQISLNVSYFVYRFDGPRGRFDAPGTRCEGPRPKGPRFEGHRSDGPRPKYEGHHPEGGSKSKWGQFPGPASQFYISPNTSQGPRQSGPQWRGSKPPYGQQQHPPKSQAESHLGNKDSLTDPSTGQQKNRMSPTPFSLSADVKDSKSFQSNEKLKDTQHDVPQTEVQTGPNDPSNWNQNSQNMEKQIDKTGQSIPGQCQKPFANKSSSIQSTFPSRTGGMDGGGPPPIPSLTANNDLKSVSVGIPQLENNQDKGLPRLDNRDHRPEGNRGSSSSYRGRGQGRIEDMRDKNLTNRGRGQIINQGPGMGKPEDIREKVIGRREESREKMGRQEGSRERVMGRRSGSRDRGLGRLGSGREKIPGQTDIQDRGRAGSRERGPPRRANSQERGPPRRAGSRERGPPLHRAGSXERGPPRRPGSRERGLGRPEFGRDKGIPRLDSNVDKSVRIGDGEKMPPYHRDEASRAPWNHGEDRGHEDFPLDGRNVPPLERERLDDWDRERYWRECEPDYQDDVDPYNREDRFSLPPSRSHDVDRRGPWWDDWDRDRDMDRDFRDMDRDMDRDRDRDRDRDRMGRPMDMYDRELDREWDRDYMRPMDDQESQFHERDIPPXPPLPPLPPLPPLDRYXDDRWRDERDRDHMYDRTFVIGELRIREYPERGETCGKTDYLPERMDWERERLSDRWYPSDVDRHSPXGDHMPPLPSSHHSSEMLGSEGNLDSDQSIGGVMVLSQRQHEIILKAAQELKMLREQKEQLQKLKDFAAEPQAPDXPLPPPEPPRLQTTSARPLGSFRXEIRCIFMPPGSYRPPPPMGKPPLPGMRQSAPSARPSIPITRPPVPIPPXPPVVKPQPAAMEQERWDEDSFHGLWDTNEDKGLNSEYTSETGPPPVAMKAPPIHPSIPPPSPIPVVMQSMSKPPPVQQTVDYGHGRGK, from the exons ATTCAGATTTCTTTAAATGTATCTTACTTTGTTTATAGGTTTGATGGTCCTCGGGGAAGATTTGATGCACCCGGAACAAGATGTGAAGGACCAAGACCTAAAGGACCTCGTTTTGAAGGACATCGCTCAGATGGGCCAAGACCCAAATATGAAGGGCACCATCCAGAGGGTGGATCTAAAAGCAAATGGGGACAATTCCCGGGGCCAGCATCTcaattttatatttctccaaATACTTCTCAGGGCCCTCGACAAAGTGGACCACAGTGGAGAGGTTCTAAGCCACCTTATGGGCAACAGCAGCATCCACCCAAATCACAAGCAGAATCTCATCTAGGAAACAAAGACTCTTTAACAGACCCCAGCACTGGTCAACAAAAGAACAGAATGTCGCCaactccattttctctttctgcagATGTGAAGGATTCTAAGTCATTTCAGTCCAATGAGAAACTAAAAGATACTCAGCATGATGTTCCCCAAACTGAAGTCCAAACAGGACCTAATGATCCTTCTAACTGGAACCAGAATTCTCAAAATATGGAGAAACAAATAGACAAAACTGGTCAATCTATACCTGGACAATGCCAGAAACCTTTTGCAAACAAGTCTTCATCTATTCAATCAACTTTCCCTTCACGAACAGGAGGAATGGATGGGGGAGGACCACCACCTATTCCATCGTTAACTgcaaataatgatttaaaatctGTCAGTGTTGGTATCCCCCAATTAGAAAATAACCAGGACAAAGGTTTGCCTCGGCTAGATAACAGAGATCATAGACCAGAAGGCAATAGAGGTAGCAGTTCATCTTACAGAGGTAGGGGACAAGGAAGAATTGAAGACATGAGGGATAAGAATTTGACAAATAGAGGGAGAGGACAAATAATCAATCAAGGTCCTGGAATGGGCAAACCAGAAGACATTAGAGAGAAGGTGATAGGCAGAAGAGAAGAGAGTCGAGAGAAAATGGGCAGACAAGAAGGTAGTCGAGAGAGGGTGATGGGAAGACGATCAGGCAGTCGAGATAGAGGGTTAGGGAGGCTGGGAAGTGGTAGGGAAAAAATTCCAGGTCAGACAGACATACAGGATAGGGGGAGAGCAGGTAGCCGAGAAAGAGGACCTCCCCGAAGAGCCAACAGTCAAGAGAGAGGACCTCCTAGAAGGGCGGGGAGCCGGGAGAGAGGACCTCCACTCCACAGGGCTGGAAG AGAGAGAGGACCACCTCGACGCCCTGGAAGTCGGGAAAGAGGACTGGGCAGACCAGAATTTGGTCGGGATAAAGGTATTCCCAGATTAGATTCTAATGTAGATAAATCAGTTAGAattggagatggagaaaaaatgcCCCCTTATCATCGAGATGAAGCCTCTCGAGCTCCCTGGAATCATGGAGAGGATAGAGGGCATGAAGACTTTCCATTAGATGGTAGAAATGTTCCTCCTTTGGAAAGGGAAAGACTTGATGATTGGGACAGAGAAAGATACTGGAGAGAATGTGAACCAGATTATCAAGATGATGTAGATCCTTACAACAGAGAGGACAGATTTTCATTGCCACCATCTCGGTCCCATGATGTTGATCGGCGAGGACCATGGTGGGATGATTGGGATAGAGATCGTGATATGGATCGTGACTTCAGGGATATGGACAGGGACATGGACAGAGatagggacagggacagggacagagaccGGATGGGAAGACCTATGGATATGTATGATCGAGAATTGGATAGAGAATGGGACAGAGATTACATGAGACCAATGGATGACCAAGAATCACAATTTCATGAACGTGATATTCCCCC TCCACCTTTGCCTCCTCTGCCTCCTCTTCCACCTTTGGATAGAT CGGATGATAGATGGAGAGATGAAAGAGATAGAGATCACATGTATGATCGGACCTTCGTGATAGGGGAATTAAGAATTCGAGAATATCCTGAGAGAGGAGAAACTTGCGGGAAAACGGATTACCTTCCTGAGCGAATGGATTGGGAGAGAGAACGATTGTCAGACAGATGGTACCCATCTGATGTAGACCGACATTCCC ATGGGGATCATATGCCACCTCTTCCTTCGTCACACCATTCTTCTGAAATGTTGGGATCAGAGGGAAACTTAGACTCTGATCAGTCTATTGGAGGTGTAATGGTCCTCAGTCAACGGCAgcatgaaataattttgaaagctgCACAAGAATTGAAGATGCTACG AGAACAGAAAGAACAGCTTCAAAAACTCAAAGATTTTGCTGCTGAGCCACAGGCACCTG CTCCCCTGCCACCGCCTGAGCCACCAAGATTGCAGACTACATCTGCACGGCCCCTGGGATCTTTCAGGTAAGAAATAAGATGTATTTTCATG CCTCCAGGTTCCTACAGGCCACCTCCTCCTATGGGTAAACCACCCCTTCCAGGGATGAGACAGTCTGCTCCATCAGCAAGACCATCTATTCCTATAACAAGGCCACCTGTCCCAATTCCAC CCCCTCCTGTGGTAAAGCCACAGCCTGCTGCTATGGAACAAGAACGTTGGGATGAAGATTCTTTTCATGGACTCTGGGATACAAATGAAGATAAAGGACTGAATTCAGAATATACCTCAGAAACAGGTCCACCACCTGTTGCAATGAAAGCACCACCTATTCATCCTTCTATTCCCCCTCCAAGCCCAATTCCTGTTGTTATGCAGTCAATGTCTAAACCCCCTCCAGTGCAGCAGACAGTGGATTATGGCCATGGCCGTGGTAAGTAA
- the LOC100924856 gene encoding olfactory receptor 4C15-like, giving the protein MENQSFVTEFILLGLSQTPDVEKIVFFVFLLLYLATLVGNLVIILTITNTPSLLGSPMYFFLSFLSFFDVCFSSVVTPKVIAGSIHVKNTISFEGCMTQLFAAHFFGGSEMLVLTFMAFDRYVAICKPLHYVTIMNRKLCILLVSVAWVGGFLHSLIQVLFIAQLPFCGPNVIDHFICDLYPLLKLACTDTHKLGLMVITNSGLICSISFVLLLMSYGVILHSLRKYNAESWHKALSTCGSHITVVVLFFVPCIFEYARPPTTFSFDKTVEIFYTILIPMLNPFIYTFRNTEVKNAIRKLWARPTISIVK; this is encoded by the coding sequence ATGGAAAATCAAAGTTTTGTTACTGAGTTTATTCTATTGGGACTCTCACAGACTCCAGATGTAGAGAAAATcgtgttttttgtctttttacttttatatcttgcaactctTGTGGGAAACTTGGTTATCATTTTAACAATCACCAATACTCCCTCTCTCCTAGGCTCCCCTAtgtacttcttcctttcttttttgtctttctttgatgTATGTTTCTCTTCTGTTGTTACCCCCAAGGTAATAGCAGGTTCCATCCATGTGAAAAACACCATTTCCTTTGAAGGTTGTATGACCCAGCTATTTGCAGCACATTTTTTTGGTGGTTCTGAGATGCTAGTTCTCACATTCATGGCCTTTGACCGATATGTTGCTATTTGCAAGCCATTGCATTATGTAACCATTATGAACAGGAAGCTATGTATCCTACTGGTTAGTGTGGCCTGGGTAGGAGGCTTCTTACATTCCTTGATCCAGGTTCTTTTCATAGCCCAGTTGCCTTTCTGTGGACCCAATGTGATTGATCACTTTATCTGTGACTTGTACCCATTATTGAAACTAGCATGCACTGACACCCATAAACTTGGTCTCATGGTAATTACAAACAGTGGACTCATCTGTTCAATTAGTTTTGTTCTCTTGCTTATGTCTTATGGAGTCATCCTGCACTCATTGAGGAAGTATAATGCTGAGTCTTGGCACAAAGCCCTTTCCACCTGTGGTTCCCACATCACAGTTGTTGTATTGTTTTTTGTTCCATGCATTTTTGAGTATGCACGTCCTCCAACAACTTTCTCCTTTGACAAAACAGTAGAAATTTTTTACACTATTCTAATTCCTATGTTAAATCCTTTTATCTACACATTTAGGAACACAGAGGTAAAAAATGCTATAAGGAAGTTGTGGGCCAGACCAACTATTTctattgtaaaataa